A DNA window from Corynebacterium ciconiae DSM 44920 contains the following coding sequences:
- a CDS encoding LamB/YcsF family protein produces MHHCPTIDLNADLGESFGHYQVGDDSALLEIISSANVACGVHAGDPEVLLHTLRLAADKKVRVGAHPGYRDLQGFGRRAMAYTPEQLYAELVYQIGAVQAAATAVGIEVEYVKPHGAMYNTIAIDKPLADAVCAAVRDVDSSLALMCLAGAPITQWAMDAGLSVIREAFADRRYTPDARLAPRGTAGAVITDPAAASAQATAIAAGQPIRAIDGSEIHIEADSLCVHGDSPAAVALARCIRRSIEDAGMQVRA; encoded by the coding sequence ATGCACCACTGCCCCACGATCGATCTCAATGCAGACCTAGGAGAAAGCTTCGGGCACTACCAGGTGGGCGATGATTCCGCGCTGCTCGAGATTATTAGCAGCGCCAATGTGGCCTGCGGGGTGCACGCCGGCGATCCGGAGGTGCTGCTGCATACTCTTCGCTTAGCCGCGGACAAGAAGGTGCGCGTGGGAGCGCATCCTGGCTACCGCGACCTCCAGGGGTTTGGCCGGCGCGCCATGGCCTATACCCCCGAGCAGCTCTATGCCGAACTGGTGTATCAGATCGGCGCAGTGCAGGCCGCAGCAACCGCCGTGGGCATCGAGGTGGAGTATGTGAAACCTCATGGCGCGATGTATAACACTATCGCTATCGACAAGCCGCTCGCTGATGCTGTGTGTGCGGCTGTGCGGGACGTGGATTCTTCCTTGGCCTTGATGTGTTTGGCCGGCGCGCCGATCACCCAATGGGCCATGGATGCCGGGCTGAGCGTGATACGTGAAGCCTTCGCTGATCGACGCTACACCCCCGATGCTCGCCTTGCCCCGCGCGGAACTGCAGGTGCGGTTATTACTGATCCTGCCGCCGCCAGCGCGCAGGCGACAGCAATAGCCGCAGGCCAGCCGATCCGCGCTATCGACGGTAGCGAGATCCACATCGAGGCAGATTCCCTCTGCGTGCACGGCGATAGCCCGGCAGCCGTTGCCCTGGCCCGCTGCATTCGCCGCAGCATTGAGGATGCCGGTATGCAGGTGCGAGCGTGA
- a CDS encoding 5-oxoprolinase subunit B family protein gives MNILPCGDSAILLDVSDSATPRETVAAAHHSLKALDHPGIIDVVPAATTVLLHLDPRLFSVSEATALCHQLPLASTAPIATGSEIIIPVRYDGPDIAEVAAQLGIQPADVAIWHSSRPWHAAFGGFAPGFCYLVNDEQDAHDIARKSTPRPRIPAGSVAVAGGFSAVYPAESPGGWQLIGSTTATMWCTDRSQPALVMPGDRVRFVPTEKQ, from the coding sequence GTGAATATTCTTCCGTGCGGCGACAGCGCCATCCTTCTTGATGTCAGTGACTCCGCCACGCCCCGCGAGACGGTCGCCGCTGCCCACCACAGCCTGAAAGCTCTCGATCACCCCGGCATCATCGATGTGGTGCCCGCGGCCACCACCGTGCTTCTTCATCTTGACCCCCGGCTATTCAGCGTCTCCGAGGCCACCGCGCTGTGCCACCAGCTCCCACTGGCGTCCACTGCCCCCATCGCCACCGGATCTGAGATCATAATCCCCGTGCGCTATGACGGCCCGGACATCGCAGAGGTCGCAGCCCAGCTGGGCATACAGCCCGCCGATGTGGCCATTTGGCATAGTTCGAGGCCGTGGCATGCAGCCTTTGGCGGCTTCGCGCCTGGGTTTTGTTATCTCGTCAATGATGAGCAGGACGCACACGACATAGCCCGAAAGTCCACACCACGCCCGCGAATACCAGCCGGTTCCGTGGCGGTGGCGGGTGGTTTTTCTGCGGTCTATCCCGCTGAGTCGCCAGGAGGATGGCAGCTTATAGGCAGCACAACGGCCACGATGTGGTGCACCGATCGCAGCCAACCGGCGCTTGTCATGCCCGGCGATAGGGTGCGCTTTGTCCCTACGGAGAAGCAATGA
- a CDS encoding biotin-dependent carboxyltransferase family protein, with protein MSCTFDLCSPGALALIEDCGRFGYASVGVSQSGVFDRRAAAQANHAVGNHRSAAVIELLGGGFSMRARDAAMVVLTGTIADVLIHTSRGMRTHSTYEVLDLSAGDILEVATPRAGLRSYVAVRGGWDVAHTLGSASHDVLSGMGPAPLAEADVLTVGHAYEDPAWWPRLRRLPVSSPTSEIAALTLTPGPRDDWFDTATMGLLLSQRYTVTAESNRVGVRLCGDTALQRCRTGELPSEGMVRGSIQIPPNGQPVIFGPDHPVTGGYPVIAVLTRASTDRLAQLAPGDSVHFALC; from the coding sequence ATGAGCTGCACCTTTGATCTCTGCTCCCCTGGGGCGCTGGCGCTGATTGAAGATTGCGGGAGATTCGGCTACGCCAGCGTGGGGGTGAGCCAGTCCGGGGTGTTTGACCGCCGTGCTGCAGCGCAGGCCAATCACGCTGTGGGTAATCATCGATCAGCCGCGGTAATCGAGCTGCTTGGCGGCGGCTTCAGCATGCGCGCTCGGGACGCGGCGATGGTGGTGCTCACCGGCACGATCGCGGATGTGCTCATCCATACCTCCCGCGGCATGCGCACCCACAGCACCTATGAGGTACTTGACCTTTCGGCTGGTGACATCCTCGAGGTGGCCACGCCCCGAGCGGGCCTGCGATCTTATGTTGCTGTGCGGGGCGGCTGGGATGTGGCGCACACGCTGGGCTCAGCCAGCCACGATGTGCTATCCGGGATGGGCCCCGCTCCCCTAGCAGAGGCGGATGTGCTCACCGTTGGCCACGCCTATGAGGATCCAGCTTGGTGGCCACGGCTGCGGCGGCTGCCCGTCTCGAGCCCTACTAGCGAGATCGCAGCACTGACTCTCACCCCTGGACCCCGCGATGACTGGTTCGATACCGCCACTATGGGCCTGCTGCTGAGCCAGCGCTACACCGTTACCGCCGAGTCCAACCGAGTGGGTGTGCGCCTGTGTGGCGATACTGCCCTGCAGCGCTGCCGCACTGGGGAGTTACCCAGCGAGGGGATGGTGCGCGGCAGCATTCAAATCCCGCCGAATGGCCAGCCGGTGATCTTCGGTCCCGACCATCCCGTCACCGGCGGCTATCCCGTGATCGCGGTACTCACACGCGCCAGCACCGACCGGCTAGCTCAGCTCGCCCCGGGCGATTCCGTGCACTTCGCCCTGTGCTGA
- a CDS encoding TetR family transcriptional regulator gives MTHENLRDKKRRETQAAIYCCAARLVAARGFDAVTVDEICTQVGISKRTFFNYCDSKEQAVIGPGPRPLSEEERAAFLATPHPELLADLLTLHLTIVIDGMGADEDALRRHRKEIMHRNHALAAQRSAQMMAALGSLTELTRELLDCEEEQAEAITALVSTSMYLGHHRWLQRPHANYTALREECARALEHLATTMKEFA, from the coding sequence GTGACTCACGAAAACCTCAGAGACAAAAAGCGCCGCGAAACCCAGGCGGCCATTTATTGCTGCGCAGCCCGACTGGTAGCTGCGCGCGGCTTCGACGCAGTGACGGTGGATGAGATCTGCACCCAGGTCGGGATCTCAAAACGCACCTTTTTTAACTACTGCGACTCCAAGGAACAGGCGGTGATCGGCCCCGGACCACGGCCGCTGTCCGAGGAGGAACGGGCGGCGTTTCTTGCCACCCCGCACCCAGAGCTGCTGGCAGACCTCCTCACCTTGCACCTGACCATCGTGATCGATGGGATGGGCGCAGACGAGGATGCATTGCGCCGGCACCGCAAGGAAATTATGCACCGCAACCACGCTCTCGCCGCCCAGCGCAGCGCCCAAATGATGGCTGCGCTCGGCTCACTCACCGAGCTCACTCGGGAGCTGCTGGACTGCGAAGAGGAACAAGCAGAGGCCATCACCGCCCTGGTATCGACCTCGATGTATCTCGGGCATCACCGCTGGCTGCAGCGCCCACACGCGAATTACACCGCACTGCGGGAGGAATGCGCCCGCGCTTTAGAGCACCTCGCCACCACCATGAAGGAGTTCGCCTAA
- a CDS encoding MDR family MFS transporter: MRKTKKQPRPSALSPEEQKRVWWVLSALMVAMLLASLDQMIFATALPTIVGELGGVDHMMWVITAYLLAETVMLPIYGKLGDLIGRKQLFIAALVIFLLGSVMGGLASGMVLLIAGRAVQGIGAGGLMILSQAIIADVVPPRERGRYMGVMGGVFGLSAVLGPLLGGWFTEGPGWRWAFWMNLPLGVIAIIVAAVVLKIPARSTTLRWDYLGTLFMVSAATTLILFTTWGGSRYEWSDPVIIGLIFGFVLSAIALIAAERRATNPVVPLEFFANRNFALTTTVGLVLGITMFGVLGYLPTYMQMVHGFNATQAGFMMIPMLVSMLSTSIWTGLRITRTGHYRIYPIVGMVIVFATLVLFHSMQPSTPVWQIAVYLFLLGLGLGLSMQVLVLIVQNTLPAAVVGTATAVNNFFRQIGSSLGSALVGGVFVGNLSTLLAERIPAATRQLPPEQQAAMAQHGGLDTNAITPGLVEQMPTPVREAFIASYNDALTPVFVYVMPMVVVSFILLLCIKHEKLRETVGTDSDAGAAPTTSEEDAPRTRIVEHSEPAGYEEHPSRTPAAR; encoded by the coding sequence ATGAGAAAAACAAAGAAGCAGCCCCGCCCCTCCGCGCTGTCTCCCGAGGAGCAGAAGCGCGTCTGGTGGGTGTTATCTGCGCTAATGGTGGCCATGCTGTTGGCCAGCCTCGATCAGATGATCTTCGCCACCGCCCTGCCCACCATCGTCGGTGAGCTCGGCGGCGTGGACCACATGATGTGGGTGATTACCGCCTATCTGCTCGCGGAGACCGTGATGCTGCCCATCTACGGCAAGCTGGGCGATCTCATTGGCCGCAAGCAGCTGTTTATCGCGGCCCTCGTAATCTTTCTTCTCGGCTCTGTCATGGGCGGCTTGGCCAGCGGCATGGTGCTGCTTATCGCTGGGCGCGCGGTGCAGGGTATCGGCGCCGGCGGGTTGATGATCCTCTCCCAAGCCATCATCGCCGATGTCGTGCCGCCGCGTGAACGCGGACGCTACATGGGCGTGATGGGCGGAGTGTTTGGCCTCTCGGCCGTGCTCGGGCCGCTACTCGGTGGCTGGTTTACCGAAGGACCGGGCTGGCGCTGGGCCTTTTGGATGAACCTGCCCCTCGGTGTGATCGCCATTATCGTCGCGGCCGTGGTCTTAAAGATCCCCGCACGCTCGACGACGCTACGCTGGGACTATCTCGGCACGCTGTTCATGGTCAGCGCCGCCACCACCCTGATCCTGTTCACCACCTGGGGCGGCTCCCGCTACGAGTGGTCCGACCCAGTGATCATCGGCCTGATCTTTGGCTTTGTGCTCTCTGCAATCGCGCTCATCGCCGCCGAACGCCGCGCCACCAACCCCGTGGTGCCGCTGGAGTTCTTCGCCAACCGTAACTTTGCTCTCACCACCACCGTGGGACTCGTCTTGGGCATCACCATGTTTGGCGTGCTCGGCTATCTGCCCACCTATATGCAGATGGTGCACGGATTCAACGCCACCCAGGCCGGCTTCATGATGATTCCCATGCTCGTCTCCATGCTGAGCACCAGCATCTGGACCGGCCTGCGTATCACTCGCACCGGCCACTACCGCATCTACCCGATCGTCGGCATGGTGATCGTTTTTGCCACCCTCGTGCTTTTCCACTCCATGCAACCCTCCACCCCGGTGTGGCAGATCGCTGTCTATCTCTTCCTGCTCGGCCTCGGGCTCGGCCTGTCCATGCAGGTGCTCGTACTCATCGTCCAAAACACGCTACCGGCCGCCGTGGTGGGCACCGCCACCGCGGTGAACAACTTCTTCCGCCAGATCGGCTCCTCGCTCGGCTCCGCGCTGGTCGGCGGTGTGTTCGTGGGCAATCTCTCCACCCTGCTCGCCGAACGAATCCCCGCCGCCACCCGCCAGTTGCCGCCCGAGCAGCAGGCCGCGATGGCGCAACACGGCGGGCTCGACACCAACGCCATCACCCCAGGGTTGGTGGAGCAGATGCCCACACCTGTGCGGGAGGCCTTCATTGCCAGCTACAACGACGCGCTGACCCCGGTGTTTGTGTACGTGATGCCGATGGTGGTGGTGTCGTTCATCTTGCTGTTGTGCATCAAACACGAGAAGTTGCGTGAGACGGTCGGAACAGACAGCGATGCTGGGGCTGCACCCACGACTTCGGAGGAGGATGCCCCACGCACTCGGATCGTGGAGCATTCCGAGCCTGCCGGTTATGAGGAGCATCCCTCGCGCACACCCGCAGCCCGCTAG
- a CDS encoding GNAT family N-acetyltransferase, producing the protein MAQRDFRIRPMTKADYPQARAIYEHGLDSGHASFETSGPTWEEFAQKKLLKTCFVAVEKDNDEKVLGWVSGAPASSRSVYYGVVENSIYVGKDAVGRGIAGALMDKLIEVCNSLDYWSLHAWIFPENEGSKRLHESRGFERVGTMHHMGRMTYGELKGQWRNVDLYERLLDKPEDYDPDNHTHETLDRLDHEDYAPET; encoded by the coding sequence ATGGCACAGCGAGATTTCCGTATCCGGCCGATGACGAAGGCCGACTATCCGCAGGCCCGTGCAATCTATGAGCACGGGCTCGACAGCGGTCACGCCTCCTTCGAGACCAGCGGTCCTACTTGGGAGGAATTCGCGCAGAAGAAGCTGCTGAAAACCTGCTTTGTCGCGGTCGAAAAAGACAACGATGAGAAGGTGCTCGGTTGGGTTTCTGGGGCGCCGGCCTCCTCGCGCTCTGTGTACTACGGCGTGGTGGAAAACTCGATCTACGTGGGCAAAGACGCTGTCGGGCGAGGTATTGCTGGGGCGTTGATGGATAAGCTCATCGAGGTGTGCAATAGCTTGGACTATTGGTCGCTGCACGCGTGGATCTTCCCCGAGAACGAAGGTTCAAAGCGGTTGCACGAATCCCGCGGTTTCGAGCGGGTGGGCACCATGCATCACATGGGACGCATGACCTACGGGGAGCTCAAAGGCCAGTGGCGCAACGTGGATTTGTACGAGCGGCTGCTGGACAAGCCTGAGGATTATGACCCAGACAATCACACCCACGAAACCCTGGACCGGCTTGATCACGAGGACTACGCGCCCGAGACCTAA
- a CDS encoding DUF5997 family protein, with translation MGINATVKPVNEESARTPIEPSGTAMKPETAAKKLGIYFPACPEEFRTTAITHAELKALRTNPPEWLTELRAHGPHPRPVVADKLGITIAALKRNEMDVPMTTAAIDELISAMPSWLAEEREKFQENKNS, from the coding sequence ATGGGCATAAATGCTACCGTGAAGCCTGTGAACGAAGAATCTGCACGCACCCCCATCGAGCCCTCCGGCACCGCTATGAAGCCGGAGACCGCCGCCAAGAAATTGGGAATCTACTTCCCCGCCTGCCCAGAGGAGTTCCGCACCACCGCGATCACGCACGCGGAGCTGAAGGCCCTGCGCACCAACCCGCCCGAGTGGCTCACTGAGCTGCGCGCTCACGGCCCCCACCCGCGTCCCGTGGTGGCCGACAAACTCGGTATCACCATCGCCGCCCTCAAACGCAACGAGATGGATGTGCCCATGACCACTGCCGCCATCGACGAGCTCATCTCCGCCATGCCTTCCTGGCTGGCCGAAGAGCGCGAGAAGTTCCAAGAAAACAAGAACTCCTAA
- the glyA gene encoding serine hydroxymethyltransferase: protein MSENTSDIRYQSLAELDPDVAAAIGGELGRQRDTLEMIASENFVPRAVLQAQGSVLTNKYAEGYPGRRYYGGCEHVDVIEDLARERVKKLFGAEFANVQPHSGAQANAAVLMALANPGDKIMGLSLAHGGHLTHGMKLNFSGKLYEVAAYEVDPQTFRVDMDKVREQALAERPDVIIGGWSAYPRHQDFKAFREIADEVGAKLWVDMAHFAGLVAAGLHPSPVPHADVVSSTVHKTLGGPRSGVILAKQDYAKKLNSAVFPGQQGGPLMHAIAAKAVTFKVAQTEEFKDRQARTIEGAKILAERLMSEDCAAAGVDVLTGGTDVHLVLVDLRNSELNGQEAEDLLHEVGITVNRNAVPFDPRPPMVTSGLRIGTPALATRGFDAAAFTEVADIIATALAAAKNADVAALRKRVDALAAQYPLYDGLEEWKLA, encoded by the coding sequence ATGAGCGAGAACACCTCGGATATCCGCTACCAGTCGCTTGCCGAGCTCGATCCCGATGTGGCTGCCGCGATCGGCGGCGAGCTGGGTCGACAGCGCGACACCTTGGAAATGATTGCCTCGGAGAATTTCGTGCCTCGCGCGGTGCTGCAGGCCCAAGGCTCGGTGCTGACTAATAAGTACGCGGAGGGCTACCCGGGGCGTCGTTACTATGGCGGCTGCGAGCACGTGGATGTCATCGAGGATCTTGCCCGCGAGCGGGTGAAGAAGCTTTTTGGTGCTGAGTTCGCGAATGTGCAGCCGCACTCGGGGGCGCAGGCGAATGCCGCGGTGCTCATGGCCCTGGCCAATCCGGGCGATAAAATCATGGGCCTGTCTTTGGCCCACGGTGGTCACCTCACCCACGGGATGAAGCTGAATTTCTCCGGCAAGCTCTACGAGGTGGCCGCCTATGAGGTGGATCCTCAGACCTTCCGCGTGGATATGGATAAGGTGCGCGAGCAGGCGCTGGCGGAGCGTCCGGATGTGATCATTGGTGGCTGGTCCGCCTACCCGCGCCACCAGGACTTTAAGGCCTTCCGCGAGATTGCTGATGAGGTGGGGGCGAAGCTGTGGGTGGATATGGCCCACTTCGCGGGCTTGGTGGCGGCTGGGCTGCACCCGAGCCCGGTGCCGCACGCTGACGTGGTGTCCTCGACGGTGCACAAGACCTTGGGCGGGCCGCGCTCTGGGGTGATCTTGGCCAAGCAGGACTACGCCAAGAAACTCAACAGCGCTGTCTTCCCGGGACAGCAGGGCGGGCCGCTGATGCACGCTATCGCCGCGAAGGCAGTGACCTTCAAGGTGGCCCAAACTGAGGAGTTCAAGGATCGCCAGGCCCGCACCATCGAGGGGGCGAAGATCCTAGCTGAGCGTCTGATGAGCGAGGATTGCGCCGCGGCAGGTGTGGATGTGCTCACCGGCGGCACCGATGTGCACCTGGTGTTGGTGGATCTGCGTAACTCCGAACTCAACGGCCAAGAGGCCGAGGATCTCCTGCACGAGGTGGGCATCACCGTCAACCGTAATGCTGTGCCCTTTGATCCGCGCCCGCCGATGGTCACCTCGGGTCTGCGTATCGGCACCCCGGCGCTGGCGACCCGCGGTTTCGACGCCGCTGCCTTCACCGAGGTGGCAGACATTATCGCCACCGCTCTCGCTGCTGCTAAGAACGCCGATGTTGCGGCGCTGCGTAAGCGTGTCGATGCCCTCGCTGCGCAGTACCCGCTCTACGACGGCCTCGAGGAGTGGAAGCTCGCCTAG
- the coaA gene encoding type I pantothenate kinase codes for MVRANDSSPYLDFDRNSWRTLRKSMPQVLTEKEVIQLRGIGESINLDEVAEVYLPLSRLIHLQVAARQRLHQATAEFVDAPFTPVPYIIGVAGSVAVGKSTTARLLQVLLSRWDSHPRVDLVTTDGFLYPSAELHRRGLMSRKGFPESYDRRALLRFVTDVKAGKPLVQAPVYSHTLYDRVPGETINIERPDIVILEGLNVLQTSPTLMVSDLFDFSVYVDAATEHIESWYIERFLKLRHSAFQQPNAHFSHYANLDDNSARDVAREIWQSVNLPNLVENILPTRVRASLVLRKNIDHSIQRVRMRKL; via the coding sequence ATGGTCCGCGCCAACGACTCCAGCCCCTACCTCGACTTCGACCGCAACTCATGGCGCACGCTGCGTAAATCCATGCCGCAGGTGTTGACGGAAAAAGAAGTCATTCAGCTGCGCGGCATCGGAGAATCCATCAACCTGGACGAAGTCGCCGAAGTCTACCTCCCGCTCTCGCGACTGATCCACCTGCAAGTCGCCGCTAGACAGCGCCTCCACCAAGCCACCGCGGAGTTCGTCGACGCGCCCTTTACCCCCGTGCCCTACATCATCGGCGTCGCTGGATCCGTCGCCGTCGGCAAATCCACCACCGCACGTCTGCTCCAAGTACTCCTCTCCCGCTGGGACAGCCACCCCAGAGTGGACCTTGTGACCACCGACGGCTTCCTCTACCCCAGCGCCGAACTCCACCGCCGTGGCCTCATGAGCCGCAAAGGATTCCCCGAGTCCTACGACCGACGCGCCCTGCTACGCTTCGTCACCGACGTCAAAGCCGGCAAACCCCTTGTCCAAGCACCCGTCTACTCCCACACCCTGTACGACCGCGTGCCCGGTGAGACCATCAACATCGAACGCCCCGACATCGTCATCCTCGAAGGGCTCAACGTCCTTCAAACCTCCCCCACCCTCATGGTCAGCGACCTCTTCGACTTCTCCGTCTACGTCGACGCCGCCACCGAACACATCGAAAGCTGGTACATCGAGCGCTTTCTCAAACTGCGCCACTCAGCCTTCCAACAACCCAACGCCCACTTCTCCCACTACGCCAACCTCGACGACAACTCCGCCCGCGACGTCGCCCGCGAAATCTGGCAATCCGTGAACCTGCCCAACCTCGTCGAAAACATCCTGCCCACCCGGGTGCGGGCGTCGCTGGTGCTGCGGAAAAACATCGATCATTCCATCCAGCGGGTGCGGATGCGCAAACTATGA
- a CDS encoding flavodoxin domain-containing protein yields MTAIVFSSTYGSTERYARELAARVGASCITLDDATSQPPHRGPVVIVSPNYAGQFRGVDLARSVAHQGVPVAFAAVGMTPLSQARAKDQLLGVLECASIERFYLPGRLAYSEISRVHRAALWTLTKVLRAKTSLSVAEQELLDGYGKDISRIDFAELDPIEAWLQRASTAAR; encoded by the coding sequence ATGACAGCGATCGTCTTTTCGTCCACGTATGGTTCCACGGAGCGCTACGCCCGCGAGCTCGCCGCCCGGGTTGGTGCCTCGTGCATCACGCTTGACGACGCCACCTCCCAGCCCCCTCATCGCGGCCCAGTGGTGATCGTGTCGCCGAACTATGCGGGGCAGTTTCGTGGCGTCGATCTTGCCCGCTCAGTGGCGCACCAGGGCGTGCCTGTTGCTTTCGCTGCGGTGGGTATGACCCCGCTGTCGCAGGCCCGAGCGAAGGACCAGCTGTTGGGGGTGCTGGAGTGTGCGAGTATTGAGCGTTTCTATTTGCCGGGCCGTCTGGCCTATTCGGAGATTTCTCGGGTGCACCGGGCGGCTTTGTGGACGCTCACGAAGGTGCTGCGCGCCAAGACCTCGTTGAGTGTGGCGGAGCAGGAGCTTCTTGATGGCTATGGCAAGGACATCTCGCGTATCGATTTCGCGGAGTTGGATCCGATCGAAGCCTGGCTGCAGCGTGCCTCAACCGCCGCCAGGTGA
- a CDS encoding isoprenyl transferase, whose amino-acid sequence MRILPKVLYPLYEKRLERDVRRITKELRGARLPKHIAVMADGNRRWAREAGFSDVSHGHRVGAQKIAEMVQWADELGITLVTVYLLSTENLARSSAELEQLFEILADVARELSDPDINCRVRLVGHTELLPDSLSEALGEAESCTSEHSGVVVNVAVGYGGRQEIVDAVQALIRDELAQDTPAESLADAVTVDAISTHLYTKGQPDPDLVIRTSGEQRLSGFLLWQAAYSEIWFTDTYWPAFRRIDFLRALREYSSRSRRFGK is encoded by the coding sequence GTGAGGATTCTGCCGAAGGTTTTGTACCCGCTCTACGAGAAGCGCCTAGAGCGGGATGTTCGGCGCATCACGAAGGAGCTGCGTGGGGCCCGTCTGCCGAAGCACATCGCGGTGATGGCGGATGGTAATCGTCGTTGGGCCCGTGAGGCGGGTTTTTCGGATGTAAGCCATGGCCATCGGGTGGGGGCCCAGAAGATCGCCGAGATGGTGCAGTGGGCGGACGAGCTGGGGATCACCTTGGTGACGGTGTATCTGCTGAGTACTGAGAATTTGGCTCGGTCTTCGGCGGAGTTGGAGCAGCTGTTTGAGATTTTGGCGGATGTGGCGCGCGAGTTGTCGGATCCGGATATTAATTGTCGGGTGCGGTTGGTCGGCCATACGGAGTTGTTGCCTGATTCGCTGTCTGAGGCTTTGGGGGAGGCTGAGTCGTGCACCTCGGAGCATTCGGGCGTGGTAGTCAATGTTGCGGTTGGCTATGGGGGCCGCCAGGAGATTGTGGATGCTGTCCAGGCGTTGATTCGTGATGAATTGGCGCAAGATACCCCGGCGGAATCTCTTGCGGATGCTGTCACTGTGGATGCGATTTCTACTCATCTGTATACGAAGGGCCAGCCGGATCCGGATTTGGTGATTCGTACTTCTGGCGAGCAGCGCCTGTCGGGCTTTTTGTTGTGGCAGGCCGCCTATTCGGAGATTTGGTTCACTGATACGTATTGGCCGGCTTTTCGCCGTATTGATTTTTTGCGGGCGCTGCGTGAGTATTCTTCGCGCTCGCGTCGTTTCGGTAAGTAG
- the mca gene encoding mycothiol conjugate amidase Mca, with product MTMYSDSALEQARGGASSAGRSGTKAGLRLLAIHAHPDDESSKGAATMARYVDEGAEVLVLTCTGGERGSILNPNMDRPGVLENMAEVRREEMASAMRALGTSHVWLGYEDSGLPEGDPLPPLPEGCFALADSDEVTREVVRVVRDFKPHVIITYDENGGYPHPDHLKVHEVSMKAWALSSDESFYPEVGEPWTPLKLYYTHGFIRQRLQMFHDRLVAEGRPSPYGGFLDRLRSDQGDTLARVTTQVHAAEYFEQRDDALRAHATQIDPAGTFFATPVELQRELWPTEEFELARTRVKTELPEDDLFAGIDKD from the coding sequence GTGACTATGTATTCGGACTCCGCACTCGAGCAGGCTCGTGGTGGTGCTAGCTCGGCGGGCCGGTCTGGTACGAAGGCGGGTTTGCGTCTTTTGGCTATCCATGCCCACCCGGATGATGAGTCGAGTAAGGGTGCGGCCACGATGGCCCGTTATGTCGATGAGGGCGCTGAGGTGCTGGTGTTGACGTGCACCGGTGGTGAGCGGGGCAGCATTTTGAACCCGAACATGGATCGCCCAGGCGTGTTGGAGAACATGGCTGAGGTGCGTCGCGAGGAGATGGCGTCGGCGATGCGTGCTTTGGGTACCTCGCACGTGTGGTTGGGCTATGAGGATTCGGGTTTGCCGGAGGGCGATCCTTTGCCGCCGCTGCCCGAGGGGTGCTTCGCCCTCGCTGACAGCGATGAGGTTACCCGTGAGGTGGTGCGGGTGGTGCGTGATTTCAAGCCGCACGTGATTATTACTTATGACGAGAACGGTGGTTATCCGCACCCGGATCATCTAAAGGTCCATGAAGTGTCGATGAAAGCGTGGGCGCTGTCTAGTGATGAGAGCTTCTATCCGGAGGTGGGCGAGCCCTGGACGCCACTGAAGCTGTATTACACGCACGGATTTATTCGCCAGCGTTTGCAGATGTTCCATGATCGTCTGGTCGCGGAGGGCCGCCCCTCGCCGTATGGTGGCTTTTTGGATCGTTTGCGTTCTGATCAGGGCGATACGTTGGCGCGTGTGACCACTCAGGTGCATGCCGCGGAGTATTTTGAGCAGCGCGATGATGCGTTGCGGGCTCATGCGACGCAGATTGATCCGGCGGGCACGTTTTTCGCTACTCCGGTGGAGTTGCAGCGCGAGTTGTGGCCGACGGAGGAATTTGAATTGGCCCGTACGAGGGTGAAGACTGAACTACCAGAGGACGATTTGTTCGCTGGGATCGATAAGGATTAA
- a CDS encoding DUF4307 domain-containing protein encodes MPTPTSQPRNRSTEPTATYDSDRGTISGKLIAVGAVIFAIVAVVVIVQYFNKLQAGSVDGQVTKYERVEDNLITATVDITRDDVDKPAYCIVTAMNYDAVEVGRREIYIPAGGERTTRHDTSITTRDIPVVADLYGCSNTIPDYLKGDS; translated from the coding sequence ATGCCCACCCCCACGTCGCAACCGCGCAACCGCAGCACCGAGCCCACCGCAACCTATGACAGCGATCGCGGAACGATCTCCGGAAAGCTCATCGCTGTCGGCGCTGTCATCTTCGCGATCGTGGCCGTGGTGGTGATCGTGCAGTACTTCAACAAGCTGCAGGCGGGAAGTGTCGATGGGCAGGTCACCAAGTATGAGCGGGTCGAGGACAACCTGATAACGGCGACGGTGGATATCACGCGAGATGACGTCGATAAGCCTGCATACTGCATAGTGACAGCGATGAACTACGACGCCGTGGAAGTCGGGCGGCGCGAAATCTACATCCCCGCTGGCGGAGAACGCACCACCCGGCACGACACCAGCATCACCACCCGCGACATCCCCGTCGTCGCCGATCTCTACGGATGCTCCAACACCATCCCTGACTACCTGAAAGGCGACAGCTAG